The Candidatus Rokuibacteriota bacterium genome window below encodes:
- a CDS encoding PilZ domain-containing protein, translated as MTPLREAVLAKLVRARTGLDELRRYGDPDMGAMEWQKGYIKALEEALDLEGLTLRRYPRRPTSIPVEIGRGSGEAGKGTIMDVSAGGCALATPLALSVGELVRLVFTLPEPPTPFALEGWVRRAQRTGEEVGAGVEFAAVPAEMREALEAFLALPQPER; from the coding sequence GTGACTCCCCTGCGCGAAGCTGTCCTGGCCAAGCTGGTTCGCGCTCGAACGGGTCTGGACGAGCTGCGGCGTTACGGCGACCCGGATATGGGCGCCATGGAATGGCAGAAGGGCTACATCAAGGCCCTGGAGGAAGCTCTTGATCTGGAAGGCCTCACGCTCAGGCGCTATCCGCGCAGGCCGACCTCCATCCCCGTGGAGATCGGTCGCGGGTCCGGCGAGGCGGGGAAAGGGACGATCATGGACGTGAGCGCCGGGGGGTGCGCTCTTGCCACGCCGCTGGCCCTCTCGGTCGGGGAGTTGGTCCGGCTCGTGTTCACGCTGCCCGAGCCGCCCACGCCGTTCGCGCTCGAGGGGTGGGTGCGGCGGGCCCAGCGGACCGGTGAGGAGGTCGGGGCGGGAGTGGAGTTCGCGGCGGTTCCCGCGGAGATGCGCGAGGCCCTGGAGGCTTTCCTCGCGCTGCCGCAGCCGGAGCGGTGA